Proteins from one Symbiobacterium terraclitae genomic window:
- a CDS encoding ammonium transporter produces the protein MNLDGLIMAINAAWTMVAASLVFFMQAGFAMVEAGFTRSKNAGNIVLKNLMDFVVASLGFWAVGFGLMFGADAGGLIGLGGLGAPESSFAHLGLGIPFLVFLWFQTTFAGTTATIVSGAMAERTKFSAYLLFSTAITLLVYPVAGHWIWGGGWLARLGFLDFAGSTVVHSVGAWASLAGLLLLGPRIGRFDRQGRPRKITGHNLVLAALGVFILWFGWFGFNPGSTLAATDLNIGRIAVTTNLGAAAGALAAVLSAYIRTRTWEVEAALNGALAGLVGITAGTAFVSPASAVLIGTVAGLLLAPGTALLERFRIDDAVGAIPVHGFAGLWGTLAVGLFHETEGLLMGGGAQLLGVQALGSVAVFAFSFTACLIIFAVIRATVGLRVSREDELTGLDAKHGVQAYPEFQPLQAHPALGDD, from the coding sequence ATGAACCTGGATGGTTTGATCATGGCGATCAACGCAGCGTGGACCATGGTGGCGGCCTCTCTGGTGTTTTTCATGCAGGCGGGTTTCGCGATGGTGGAGGCCGGGTTCACTCGCTCCAAGAACGCGGGGAACATCGTGCTGAAGAACCTGATGGACTTCGTGGTGGCCTCCCTGGGGTTCTGGGCGGTGGGCTTCGGCCTGATGTTCGGGGCCGACGCCGGCGGGCTGATCGGGCTCGGCGGCCTGGGTGCACCGGAGTCCAGCTTCGCCCACCTGGGGCTGGGCATTCCGTTCCTGGTCTTCCTCTGGTTCCAGACCACCTTCGCGGGCACCACGGCTACCATCGTCTCCGGGGCGATGGCCGAGCGCACCAAGTTCTCGGCATACCTGCTCTTCAGCACGGCCATCACGCTGCTGGTCTATCCGGTGGCGGGCCACTGGATCTGGGGCGGCGGCTGGCTCGCCCGGCTCGGCTTCCTCGACTTCGCCGGCTCCACCGTGGTGCACTCCGTGGGTGCGTGGGCCTCGCTGGCCGGCCTCCTGCTCCTGGGTCCCCGGATCGGCCGGTTCGACAGGCAGGGGCGGCCCCGCAAGATCACCGGTCATAACCTCGTGCTGGCCGCCCTCGGCGTCTTCATTCTCTGGTTCGGCTGGTTCGGCTTCAACCCGGGCAGCACCCTGGCCGCCACCGACCTGAACATCGGGCGCATCGCCGTCACCACCAACCTCGGCGCAGCCGCCGGCGCCCTGGCCGCCGTGCTCAGCGCCTATATCCGCACCCGCACCTGGGAAGTGGAGGCCGCCCTGAACGGCGCCCTCGCCGGGCTGGTGGGCATCACCGCCGGCACCGCGTTCGTCTCCCCGGCCTCTGCCGTCCTCATCGGCACCGTCGCCGGACTGCTGCTGGCCCCCGGAACGGCGCTGCTGGAGCGGTTCAGAATCGACGACGCCGTGGGCGCCATACCGGTGCACGGGTTCGCCGGCCTCTGGGGCACCCTGGCGGTGGGCCTCTTCCACGAGACGGAAGGGCTGCTGATGGGCGGCGGTGCGCAGCTGCTCGGCGTGCAGGCGCTGGGTTCCGTGGCGGTCTTCGCCTTCAGCTTCACCGCGTGCCTGATCATCTTCGCCGTCATCCGGGCGACCGTGGGGCTCCGGGTCTCCCGGGAGGATGAGCTCACCGGCCTCGACGCCAAGCACGGCGTGCAGGCCTACCCCGAGTTCCAGCCCCTGCAGGCGCACCCCGCCCTGGGCGATGACTGA